The following proteins are encoded in a genomic region of Drosophila willistoni isolate 14030-0811.24 chromosome 3R, UCI_dwil_1.1, whole genome shotgun sequence:
- the LOC6648030 gene encoding diacylglycerol kinase eta isoform X2: protein MEDWLGSLKTATAPQRPRGDSFLIEQHDILSNHHHWYATSHARPTYCNVCRDALSGVTSHGLSCEVCKCKVHKRCAAKSIANCKWTTLASVGKDIIEQPDGIIMPHQWMEGNLPVSAVCAVCKKTCGSVLRLQDWRCLWCRATVHVACRPQMAVACPIGPAKLSVVPPTSVHSISTDDAWDVASPKGNFSPLLVFVNSKSGDNQGVKFLRRFKQLLNPAQVFDLISTGPSLGLRLFRHFEMFRILVCSGDGSVGWVLSEIDRFNMHKQCQVAVMPLGTGNDLARVLGWGSSCDDDTHLPQILERYESASTKMLDRWSIMVFEKAIAVPKIPKMSITTEQEALLTGMVTSANHHLRFIVETNDTQTLIASTRSLCDTVDDLVARISEHHKDDEQLTMKCDILKQKLNMLLDALQEEEMGAHTGDDLIATIRSLIARSIPSSSHNSSASLLNPNISIEKNEKDQINSKERRNSRSLRSSEKEALQCRANSVKRAIYNVVEHSEPGRPKRYQRKLSITPFEALKIPTNASAESTPCGSPLPIIPPINIISPTMETSRLTCISPLPDTRRDSVDENFFNSINLPAPRQFADSRRSSGVEVIQEMEEGANGETIYRMGRLSLSGGANIDDAGNRLSPSGSDGGDNSPTERKVDFLRVPIITGEPIVDPLSDYRPIEVFERTYYMAREMDKDKERKDTDTDGEKESCLQEVDEEKEDNMVTEKQPALVHTCNLQVPGIVVTPNSQNVYTSASLTIIDTDAQTNTEQSSSDDLGGEASDVLSAISNEECSVASEIFDKPEAGQTLGDIIQNLDASNFTHIDSPETSDETEAMPGESLMDDISSVLGHDITNALQDNTITDDTTTLCSEHVGPPKPPRKKSMSALTHHPHAHSSRRRNSSPPRMARLARMDSDDNPQQFGFENIVFEIDNRCDDQKIREPPRYCSLAQFVEGNDIARQSFKQLMLEASGEEANETSETNPTNNDDGQQTPTNTTHSIIPNNTSEDELSTQTAIKIEIHDVETTMRTTTTTTTTTKMTATHKLESALATSSSPTKLKSGHGQDVKRITFDESCKKESFDDVNPNYPQISVVVRPPTPLRGDSVMKPTTSAASSAALASSLLGVRGMNASEIRRHSSHAPSLAVREFDKEKDRRHSGFNPNLLALDPEHTRFLSSSPAASRRISCGSLFKPNEALPNLQTLKGSKSSLFMGSTLFGFDHFAAGDKDKDDKTGKDKEKTPTEETNRKLPIINPLVRLPNWPNLSNGTGFISKCLLANADTLCAAVSPLMDPDETLLAGYHEKCVMNNYFGIGIDAKISLDFHNKREEHPEKCRSRARNYMWYGVLGSKQLLQKTCKNLEQRVQLECDGQRIPLPELQGIVILNIPSFMGGTNFWGNTKKDDIFLTPSFDDRVLEVVAVFGSVQMAASRLINLQHHRIAQCQSVQINILGDEEIPIQVDGEAWLQPPGMIRILHKNRVQMLCRNRSLEVSLKSWQEKQRQHSISIQRDASSTASEHAISTDEVISERECYVLLNFIEAVSSLVKWVKFLIISHPALQHDLYAVACRASEALESIHPQGKLLEGPSLRTKLVEVIDSSRQLYDDACTLLRDRGHSLILREDLETKLSAALANMEMELKKCSVQKCIDGKLRAYFNALAPNEEPDGRRKSRPFWVRLRSGSTAGQQQFKPPLNNTREAANNWSVNEVVTWLETMQLSEYVDSFLKNDIRGKELLTLGRRDLKDLGVVKVGHVKRILQAIKDLSEN from the exons ATGGAGGATTGGCTGGGCTCCTTGAAAACGGCCACAGCGCCGCAGCGTCCACGTGGGGATAGCTTTCTAATTGAACAGCATGATATACTATctaatcatcatcattggtATGCCACCTCCCATGCCAGGCCCACTTATTGCAATGTTTGCCGTGATGCCCTCTCCGGCGTCACATCGCATGGCCTGAGCTGTGAGGTATGCAAATGCAAGGTCCATAAGCGATGCGCTGCGAAATCGATAGCCAATTGTAAATGGACCACGTTGGCCAGTGTGGGCAAGGATATCATAGAGCAGCCGGATGGCATAATTATGCCGCATCAGTGGATGGAGGGTAATCTGCCTGTGTCAGCTGTATGTGCCGTATGCAAAAAAACCTGCGGTTCGGTATTGCGTCTACAGGATTGGCGTTGCCTCTGGTGTCGGGCCACAGTTCATGTGGCCTGTAGACCCCAAATGGCAGTGGCGTGTCCCATTGGTCCGGCAAAATTGTCGGTGGTACCGCCCACTAGTGTACATTCAATCAGCACAGACGATGCCTGGGATGTGGCCAGTCCGAAGGGTAATTTTTCTCcccttttggtttttgtcaaCTCGAAATCTGGTGACAATCAAGGAGTGAAATTCCTCAGACGATTTAAGCAGTTACTCAATCCCGCCCAAGTCTTTGATCTAATATCCACTGGACCAAGTTTGGGACTTCGTTTGTTTCGTCACTTTGAGATGTTCCGCATATTGGTCTGCTCAGGAGATGGATCAGTCGGCTGGGTTCTCAGCGAAATCGATCGCTTCAACATGCAT AAACAATGCCAGGTGGCTGTCATGCCTTTGGGTACTGGAAACGATCTGGCACGCGTATTGGGTTGGGGCTCCAGCTGCGATGATGACACTCATTTGCCCCAAATTCTCGAACGTTATGAATCCGCCAGCACCAAAATGTTGGATCGTTGGAGCATAATGGTTTTCGAGAAGGCCATTGCTGTGcccaaaataccaaaaatgtCGATTACCACAGAGCAGGAGGCTCTACTCACTGGCATGGTCACATCGGCAAATCATCATTTGCGTTTCATTGTGGAGACCAACGATACCCAGACTCTAATCGCATCCACACGTAGCTTATGCGACACAGTGGATGATCTTGTGGCACGCATCTCGGAGCATCACAAAGACGATGAGCAACTGACCATGAAGTGTGACATCTTAAAACAGAAATTGAATATGCTGCTAGATGCCCTGCAGGAGGAAGAGATGGGTGCCCATACGGGTGATGACTTGATAGCGACTATAAGGAGTCTGATAGCTCGAAGCATACCGTCTTCGTCGCATAACTCAAGCGCATCGTTGCT CAACCCAAACATATCAATCGAAAAGAATGAAAAGGATCAAATCAACTCTAAGGAACGTCGGAATAGCCGCTCTCTTCGCTCCAGCGAGAAGGAGGCACTCCAGTGCCGAGCCAACAGCGTAAAGAGAGCTATTTATAATGTGGTCGAGCACTCGGAACCAGGACGACCGAAACGATATCAACGCAAACTCTCTATCACTCCGTTTGAGGCCCTGAAAATTCCAACTAACGCCTCAGCTGAATCCACACCTTGTGGCTCCCCTTTGCCCATAATACCGCCCATTAATATTATTTCGCCCACTATGGAAACCTCTCGCCTTACATGCATCTCACCCCTGCCGGATACACGCCGCGATTCGGTGGATGAGAACTTCTTTAACAGCATCAATTTGCCGGCACCGCGACAATTTGCCGACAGTCGACGCAGCTCCGGAGTGGAGGTTATCCAGGAAATGGAGGAGGGAGCGAATGGCGAGACCATCTATAGAATGGGACGTCTTTCACTCAGCGGGGGTGCCAACATAGACGATGCCGGTAATCGTTTATCACCCTCTGGCAGTGATGGAGGCGACAATTCGCCCACTGAACGCAAAGTTGACTTTCTGCGTGTGCCCATCATTACGGGGGAACCGATTGTGGATCCCCTATCCGATTACCGACCCATTGAGGTATTCGAACGTACCTACTACATGGCCCGTGAAATGGACAAGGATAAGGAACGCAAGGACACGGATACTGATGGGGAAAAGGAGAGCTGTCTCCAGGAGGTAGATGAGGAGAAGGAGGACAACATGGTCACAGAGAAGCAACCGGCCCTGGTACACACTTGTAATCTACAGGTACCCGGCATAGTCGTTACCCCCAACTCCCAAAACGTTTACACAAGCGCTAGCCTAACAATCATTGATACCGATGCACAAACCAATACT GAACAGTCGTCGTCAGATGATTTGGGTGGAGAGGCCAGTGATGTTCTGTCGGCCATAAGTAACGAAGAATGCAGTGTGGCCTCCGAGATATTCGATAAACCAGAGGCAGGTCAGACCCTTGGCGATATCATACAG AATCTTGATGCTAGCAACTTCACCCACATTGACTCACCCGAAACTAGTGACGAAACAGAAGCCATGCCCGGCGAAAGTCTAATGGATGATATTAGCTCTGTCCTGGGGCATGATATAACTAATGCCCTACAGGATAATACCATAACCGATGATACAACTACTCTATGCTCGGAGCATGTTGGTCCACCGAAGCCACCACGTAAGAAGTCCATGAGTGCACTGACCCATCACCCACATGCACATTCATCGCGTAGACGTAACTCCTCGCCACCGCGAATGGCCAGACTGGCACGCATGGACAGTGATGACAATCCACAACAGTTTGGCTTTGAGAATATTGTGTTTGAGATCGATAATCGATGCGATGACCAGAAAATACGTGAGCCACCGCGTTACTGTAGTCTGGCTCAGTTCGTGGAAGGTAACGATATAGCGCGACAGAGTTTCAAG CAGCTAATGCTCGAAGCAAGTGGAGAAGAAGCCAACGAAACTAGCGAAACGAATCCAACAAACAATGATGATGGCCAACAAACGCCAACCAATACGACGCATTCAATAATACCCAATAATACTAGCGAAGACGAGCTGTCCACACAAACAGctattaaaattgaaatacaCGATGTTGAAACGACAATGCGCACCACAACTACgacaaccaccaccaccaagaTGACAGCCACACATAAACTTGAATCGGCATTGGCAACCTCATCGTCGCCAACGAAATTGAAATCTGGCCATGGACAAGATGTAAAGCGCATTACTTTTGATGAGTCGTGTAAGAAAGAATCCTTTGATGATGTAAATCCAAACTATCCACAGATAAGTGTTGTTGTGCGACCGCCTACACCATTGCGCGGTGATTCTGTCATGAAACCGACCACTTCAGCCGCCTCATCGGCGGCCCTGGCATCAAGTTTGCTGGGTGTACGCGGTATGAATGCTTCTGAAATTCGTCGTCATTCAAGTCATGCACCCAGTTTAGCAGTACGCGAATTCGACAAGGAAAAAGATCGCCGTCATTCCGGTTTTAATCCAAACTTATTGGCATTGGATCCAGAGCATACGCGTTTCCTTAGCAGCTCACCGGCGGCCAGTCGTCGCATTAGCTGTGGCAGTCTCTTCAAG CCGAATGAAGCATTGCCTAACCTCCAGACCCTCAAGGGTTCCAAGTCGAGTCTATTTATGGGCTCGACATTGTTTGGTTTTGATCACTTTGCTGCTGGGGATAAGGATAAGGACGATAAGACAGGCAAAGATAAGGAGAAAACACCAACAGAGGAAACCAATCGCAAATTGCCTATTATTAATCCTCTGGTTCGGTTGCCAAATTGGCCAA ATCTATCTAATGGCACGGGGTTCATATCGAAGTGCCTTTTGGCCAATGCTGATACGCTTTGCGCTGCTGTTAGCCCTCTGATGGATCCCGATGAGACTCTCCTAGCTGGCTATCATGAGAAATGCGTTATGAATAACTAttttggcattggcattgaTGCCAAAATATCCTTGGACTTTCATAACAAACGCGAGGAACATCCAGAAAAGTGCCGCTCTCGTGCTCGAAACTATATGTGGTATGGAGTACTCGGCTCCAAGCAACTTCTGCAGAAGACCTGCAAGAATCTGGAACAGCGTGTTCAGCTGGAGTGTGACGGACAGCGGATACCTTTGCCGGAGCTTCAGGGCATTGTCATCTTGAATATACCCAGCTTTATGGGCGGCACAAATTTCTGGGGCAACACCAAAAAGGACGATATCTTCTTAACGCCCAGCTTCGACGATCGTGTACTCGAGGTTGTAGCCGTATTTGGTTCAGTTCAAATGGCAGCCTCTCGTTTAATTAATCTGCAACATCATCGCATTGCCCAGTGTCAGAGTGtccaaataaatattttgggTGACGAAGAGATACCCATCCAAGTGGATGGCGAGGCTTGGCTACAGCCACCGGGGATGATACGCATATTACACAAGAATCGTGTCCAAATGCTGTGTCGCAATCGCAGTCTAGAGGTCTCACTGAAGAGCTGGCAAGAGAAGCAACGGCAGCATAGCATTTCCATACAAAGGGATGCCTCTTCAACAGCCTCCGAACATGCCATCTCCACGGATGAGGTGATCTCGGAGCGAGAATGCTATGTTCTACTCAATTTCATTGAGGCTGTTAGCTCGCTGGTCAAGTGGGTCAAGTTCTTGATCATTTCACATCCAGCTTTGCAGCATGATCTCTATGCCGTGGCTTGTCGGGCTAGTGAGGCTCTAGAGAGTATTCATCCGCAGGGCAAACTACTGGAAGGACCTTCACTACGCACAAAGTTGGTAGAAGTAATTGACTCCTCCCGGCAATTATACGATGATGCTTGCACTTTGCTTCGGGATCGTGGCCATAGTTTAATTCTACGTGAGGACTTGGAAACGAAATTAAGCGCCGCTTTGGCCAACATGGAAATGGAGCTAAAGAAATGCTCGGTTCAAAAGTGCATAGATGGTAAATTGAGGGCCTATTTCAATGCATTGGCTCCCAATGAAGAG CCCGATGGTCGTCGTAAGTCACGTCCCTTCTGGGTACGACTACGATCTGGCTCAACTGCTGGCCAACAACAATTCAAACCACCATTGAACAATACCCGTGAGGCGGCGAACAATTGGAGTGTCAA
- the LOC6648030 gene encoding diacylglycerol kinase eta isoform X3 has translation MEDWLGSLKTATAPQRPRGDSFLIEQHDILSNHHHWYATSHARPTYCNVCRDALSGVTSHGLSCEVCKCKVHKRCAAKSIANCKWTTLASVGKDIIEQPDGIIMPHQWMEGNLPVSAVCAVCKKTCGSVLRLQDWRCLWCRATVHVACRPQMAVACPIGPAKLSVVPPTSVHSISTDDAWDVASPKGNFSPLLVFVNSKSGDNQGVKFLRRFKQLLNPAQVFDLISTGPSLGLRLFRHFEMFRILVCSGDGSVGWVLSEIDRFNMHKQCQVAVMPLGTGNDLARVLGWGSSCDDDTHLPQILERYESASTKMLDRWSIMVFEKAIAVPKIPKMSITTEQEALLTGMVTSANHHLRFIVETNDTQTLIASTRSLCDTVDDLVARISEHHKDDEQLTMKCDILKQKLNMLLDALQEEEMGAHTGDDLIATIRSLIARSIPSSSHNSSASLLNPNISIEKNEKDQINSKERRNSRSLRSSEKEALQCRANSVKRAIYNVVEHSEPGRPKRYQRKLSITPFEALKIPTNASAESTPCGSPLPIIPPINIISPTMETSRLTCISPLPDTRRDSVDENFFNSINLPAPRQFADSRRSSGVEVIQEMEEGANGETIYRMGRLSLSGGANIDDAGNRLSPSGSDGGDNSPTERKVDFLRVPIITGEPIVDPLSDYRPIEVFERTYYMAREMDKDKERKDTDTDGEKESCLQEVDEEKEDNMVTEKQPALVHTCNLQVPGIVVTPNSQNVYTSASLTIIDTDAQTNTEQSSSDDLGGEASDVLSAISNEECSVASEIFDKPEAGQTLGDIIQNLDASNFTHIDSPETSDETEAMPGESLMDDISSVLGHDITNALQDNTITDDTTTLCSEHVGPPKPPRKKSMSALTHHPHAHSSRRRNSSPPRMARLARMDSDDNPQQFGFENIVFEIDNRCDDQKIREPPRYCSLAQFVEGNDIARQSFKLMLEASGEEANETSETNPTNNDDGQQTPTNTTHSIIPNNTSEDELSTQTAIKIEIHDVETTMRTTTTTTTTTKMTATHKLESALATSSSPTKLKSGHGQDVKRITFDESCKKESFDDVNPNYPQISVVVRPPTPLRGDSVMKPTTSAASSAALASSLLGVRGMNASEIRRHSSHAPSLAVREFDKEKDRRHSGFNPNLLALDPEHTRFLSSSPAASRRISCGSLFKPNEALPNLQTLKGSKSSLFMGSTLFGFDHFAAGDKDKDDKTGKDKEKTPTEETNRKLPIINPLVRLPNWPNLSNGTGFISKCLLANADTLCAAVSPLMDPDETLLAGYHEKCVMNNYFGIGIDAKISLDFHNKREEHPEKCRSRARNYMWYGVLGSKQLLQKTCKNLEQRVQLECDGQRIPLPELQGIVILNIPSFMGGTNFWGNTKKDDIFLTPSFDDRVLEVVAVFGSVQMAASRLINLQHHRIAQCQSVQINILGDEEIPIQVDGEAWLQPPGMIRILHKNRVQMLCRNRSLEVSLKSWQEKQRQHSISIQRDASSTASEHAISTDEVISERECYVLLNFIEAVSSLVKWVKFLIISHPALQHDLYAVACRASEALESIHPQGKLLEGPSLRTKLVEVIDSSRQLYDDACTLLRDRGHSLILREDLETKLSAALANMEMELKKCSVQKCIDGKLRAYFNALAPNEEPDGRRKSRPFWVRLRSGSTAGQQQFKPPLNNTREAANNWSVNEVVTWLETMQLSEYVDSFLKNDIRGKELLTLGRRDLKDLGVVKVGHVKRILQAIKDLSEN, from the exons ATGGAGGATTGGCTGGGCTCCTTGAAAACGGCCACAGCGCCGCAGCGTCCACGTGGGGATAGCTTTCTAATTGAACAGCATGATATACTATctaatcatcatcattggtATGCCACCTCCCATGCCAGGCCCACTTATTGCAATGTTTGCCGTGATGCCCTCTCCGGCGTCACATCGCATGGCCTGAGCTGTGAGGTATGCAAATGCAAGGTCCATAAGCGATGCGCTGCGAAATCGATAGCCAATTGTAAATGGACCACGTTGGCCAGTGTGGGCAAGGATATCATAGAGCAGCCGGATGGCATAATTATGCCGCATCAGTGGATGGAGGGTAATCTGCCTGTGTCAGCTGTATGTGCCGTATGCAAAAAAACCTGCGGTTCGGTATTGCGTCTACAGGATTGGCGTTGCCTCTGGTGTCGGGCCACAGTTCATGTGGCCTGTAGACCCCAAATGGCAGTGGCGTGTCCCATTGGTCCGGCAAAATTGTCGGTGGTACCGCCCACTAGTGTACATTCAATCAGCACAGACGATGCCTGGGATGTGGCCAGTCCGAAGGGTAATTTTTCTCcccttttggtttttgtcaaCTCGAAATCTGGTGACAATCAAGGAGTGAAATTCCTCAGACGATTTAAGCAGTTACTCAATCCCGCCCAAGTCTTTGATCTAATATCCACTGGACCAAGTTTGGGACTTCGTTTGTTTCGTCACTTTGAGATGTTCCGCATATTGGTCTGCTCAGGAGATGGATCAGTCGGCTGGGTTCTCAGCGAAATCGATCGCTTCAACATGCAT AAACAATGCCAGGTGGCTGTCATGCCTTTGGGTACTGGAAACGATCTGGCACGCGTATTGGGTTGGGGCTCCAGCTGCGATGATGACACTCATTTGCCCCAAATTCTCGAACGTTATGAATCCGCCAGCACCAAAATGTTGGATCGTTGGAGCATAATGGTTTTCGAGAAGGCCATTGCTGTGcccaaaataccaaaaatgtCGATTACCACAGAGCAGGAGGCTCTACTCACTGGCATGGTCACATCGGCAAATCATCATTTGCGTTTCATTGTGGAGACCAACGATACCCAGACTCTAATCGCATCCACACGTAGCTTATGCGACACAGTGGATGATCTTGTGGCACGCATCTCGGAGCATCACAAAGACGATGAGCAACTGACCATGAAGTGTGACATCTTAAAACAGAAATTGAATATGCTGCTAGATGCCCTGCAGGAGGAAGAGATGGGTGCCCATACGGGTGATGACTTGATAGCGACTATAAGGAGTCTGATAGCTCGAAGCATACCGTCTTCGTCGCATAACTCAAGCGCATCGTTGCT CAACCCAAACATATCAATCGAAAAGAATGAAAAGGATCAAATCAACTCTAAGGAACGTCGGAATAGCCGCTCTCTTCGCTCCAGCGAGAAGGAGGCACTCCAGTGCCGAGCCAACAGCGTAAAGAGAGCTATTTATAATGTGGTCGAGCACTCGGAACCAGGACGACCGAAACGATATCAACGCAAACTCTCTATCACTCCGTTTGAGGCCCTGAAAATTCCAACTAACGCCTCAGCTGAATCCACACCTTGTGGCTCCCCTTTGCCCATAATACCGCCCATTAATATTATTTCGCCCACTATGGAAACCTCTCGCCTTACATGCATCTCACCCCTGCCGGATACACGCCGCGATTCGGTGGATGAGAACTTCTTTAACAGCATCAATTTGCCGGCACCGCGACAATTTGCCGACAGTCGACGCAGCTCCGGAGTGGAGGTTATCCAGGAAATGGAGGAGGGAGCGAATGGCGAGACCATCTATAGAATGGGACGTCTTTCACTCAGCGGGGGTGCCAACATAGACGATGCCGGTAATCGTTTATCACCCTCTGGCAGTGATGGAGGCGACAATTCGCCCACTGAACGCAAAGTTGACTTTCTGCGTGTGCCCATCATTACGGGGGAACCGATTGTGGATCCCCTATCCGATTACCGACCCATTGAGGTATTCGAACGTACCTACTACATGGCCCGTGAAATGGACAAGGATAAGGAACGCAAGGACACGGATACTGATGGGGAAAAGGAGAGCTGTCTCCAGGAGGTAGATGAGGAGAAGGAGGACAACATGGTCACAGAGAAGCAACCGGCCCTGGTACACACTTGTAATCTACAGGTACCCGGCATAGTCGTTACCCCCAACTCCCAAAACGTTTACACAAGCGCTAGCCTAACAATCATTGATACCGATGCACAAACCAATACT GAACAGTCGTCGTCAGATGATTTGGGTGGAGAGGCCAGTGATGTTCTGTCGGCCATAAGTAACGAAGAATGCAGTGTGGCCTCCGAGATATTCGATAAACCAGAGGCAGGTCAGACCCTTGGCGATATCATACAG AATCTTGATGCTAGCAACTTCACCCACATTGACTCACCCGAAACTAGTGACGAAACAGAAGCCATGCCCGGCGAAAGTCTAATGGATGATATTAGCTCTGTCCTGGGGCATGATATAACTAATGCCCTACAGGATAATACCATAACCGATGATACAACTACTCTATGCTCGGAGCATGTTGGTCCACCGAAGCCACCACGTAAGAAGTCCATGAGTGCACTGACCCATCACCCACATGCACATTCATCGCGTAGACGTAACTCCTCGCCACCGCGAATGGCCAGACTGGCACGCATGGACAGTGATGACAATCCACAACAGTTTGGCTTTGAGAATATTGTGTTTGAGATCGATAATCGATGCGATGACCAGAAAATACGTGAGCCACCGCGTTACTGTAGTCTGGCTCAGTTCGTGGAAGGTAACGATATAGCGCGACAGAGTTTCAAG CTAATGCTCGAAGCAAGTGGAGAAGAAGCCAACGAAACTAGCGAAACGAATCCAACAAACAATGATGATGGCCAACAAACGCCAACCAATACGACGCATTCAATAATACCCAATAATACTAGCGAAGACGAGCTGTCCACACAAACAGctattaaaattgaaatacaCGATGTTGAAACGACAATGCGCACCACAACTACgacaaccaccaccaccaagaTGACAGCCACACATAAACTTGAATCGGCATTGGCAACCTCATCGTCGCCAACGAAATTGAAATCTGGCCATGGACAAGATGTAAAGCGCATTACTTTTGATGAGTCGTGTAAGAAAGAATCCTTTGATGATGTAAATCCAAACTATCCACAGATAAGTGTTGTTGTGCGACCGCCTACACCATTGCGCGGTGATTCTGTCATGAAACCGACCACTTCAGCCGCCTCATCGGCGGCCCTGGCATCAAGTTTGCTGGGTGTACGCGGTATGAATGCTTCTGAAATTCGTCGTCATTCAAGTCATGCACCCAGTTTAGCAGTACGCGAATTCGACAAGGAAAAAGATCGCCGTCATTCCGGTTTTAATCCAAACTTATTGGCATTGGATCCAGAGCATACGCGTTTCCTTAGCAGCTCACCGGCGGCCAGTCGTCGCATTAGCTGTGGCAGTCTCTTCAAG CCGAATGAAGCATTGCCTAACCTCCAGACCCTCAAGGGTTCCAAGTCGAGTCTATTTATGGGCTCGACATTGTTTGGTTTTGATCACTTTGCTGCTGGGGATAAGGATAAGGACGATAAGACAGGCAAAGATAAGGAGAAAACACCAACAGAGGAAACCAATCGCAAATTGCCTATTATTAATCCTCTGGTTCGGTTGCCAAATTGGCCAA ATCTATCTAATGGCACGGGGTTCATATCGAAGTGCCTTTTGGCCAATGCTGATACGCTTTGCGCTGCTGTTAGCCCTCTGATGGATCCCGATGAGACTCTCCTAGCTGGCTATCATGAGAAATGCGTTATGAATAACTAttttggcattggcattgaTGCCAAAATATCCTTGGACTTTCATAACAAACGCGAGGAACATCCAGAAAAGTGCCGCTCTCGTGCTCGAAACTATATGTGGTATGGAGTACTCGGCTCCAAGCAACTTCTGCAGAAGACCTGCAAGAATCTGGAACAGCGTGTTCAGCTGGAGTGTGACGGACAGCGGATACCTTTGCCGGAGCTTCAGGGCATTGTCATCTTGAATATACCCAGCTTTATGGGCGGCACAAATTTCTGGGGCAACACCAAAAAGGACGATATCTTCTTAACGCCCAGCTTCGACGATCGTGTACTCGAGGTTGTAGCCGTATTTGGTTCAGTTCAAATGGCAGCCTCTCGTTTAATTAATCTGCAACATCATCGCATTGCCCAGTGTCAGAGTGtccaaataaatattttgggTGACGAAGAGATACCCATCCAAGTGGATGGCGAGGCTTGGCTACAGCCACCGGGGATGATACGCATATTACACAAGAATCGTGTCCAAATGCTGTGTCGCAATCGCAGTCTAGAGGTCTCACTGAAGAGCTGGCAAGAGAAGCAACGGCAGCATAGCATTTCCATACAAAGGGATGCCTCTTCAACAGCCTCCGAACATGCCATCTCCACGGATGAGGTGATCTCGGAGCGAGAATGCTATGTTCTACTCAATTTCATTGAGGCTGTTAGCTCGCTGGTCAAGTGGGTCAAGTTCTTGATCATTTCACATCCAGCTTTGCAGCATGATCTCTATGCCGTGGCTTGTCGGGCTAGTGAGGCTCTAGAGAGTATTCATCCGCAGGGCAAACTACTGGAAGGACCTTCACTACGCACAAAGTTGGTAGAAGTAATTGACTCCTCCCGGCAATTATACGATGATGCTTGCACTTTGCTTCGGGATCGTGGCCATAGTTTAATTCTACGTGAGGACTTGGAAACGAAATTAAGCGCCGCTTTGGCCAACATGGAAATGGAGCTAAAGAAATGCTCGGTTCAAAAGTGCATAGATGGTAAATTGAGGGCCTATTTCAATGCATTGGCTCCCAATGAAGAG CCCGATGGTCGTCGTAAGTCACGTCCCTTCTGGGTACGACTACGATCTGGCTCAACTGCTGGCCAACAACAATTCAAACCACCATTGAACAATACCCGTGAGGCGGCGAACAATTGGAGTGTCAA